One window of the Arthrobacter sp. FW305-BF8 genome contains the following:
- a CDS encoding ParA family protein, with protein sequence MDTATTSHALAPDVQLASRRTICISNGKGGVGKTTVTTNLAALLAEAGYKVLVVDLDSQGDTSTNLGIINDERYDRGEALDIAVRYDKVPVPIKDVRPGLDVLAGGNHTAQLMDTFQGDASRQGKMRGGVARTLAKIAPNYDIVLIDTPPSEAGWTAIEEAMLASRWILAPVKPEPKSIRGLQSLARRIVSVQNDNPSVALLGVILFGIPTNARNVDKQARTLLQDSLDGIAPVFEGSIRDVVAADADASFRGLAAHELAARAATQSPFWERLRNKGKSTSDEPRIAQSAGNLAEDYMRLTEQIVQELQAQEEAFDENLEVAAK encoded by the coding sequence ATGGATACGGCAACTACCTCTCACGCTTTGGCACCCGACGTTCAGCTGGCTTCGCGCCGCACCATCTGTATCTCCAACGGCAAAGGTGGCGTCGGCAAGACAACGGTTACGACCAACTTGGCTGCCCTTTTAGCTGAAGCAGGGTACAAGGTGCTCGTCGTCGATCTCGATTCTCAGGGCGACACATCGACCAACTTGGGCATCATCAATGATGAGCGGTACGACCGTGGTGAGGCATTGGACATCGCGGTCCGGTACGACAAGGTTCCCGTGCCCATCAAGGATGTGCGACCGGGTCTGGATGTCCTCGCCGGCGGCAATCACACCGCACAGCTCATGGACACGTTCCAGGGCGATGCCTCCCGCCAGGGCAAGATGCGCGGGGGAGTAGCCCGCACCTTGGCCAAGATTGCTCCGAACTACGACATAGTTCTGATCGACACCCCTCCCTCCGAAGCTGGCTGGACCGCCATCGAGGAAGCTATGTTGGCGTCCCGGTGGATTTTGGCTCCGGTGAAGCCTGAGCCGAAGTCAATCCGCGGGCTCCAGTCGCTTGCCCGCCGCATAGTCAGTGTCCAAAATGACAATCCCTCTGTCGCGCTGCTTGGCGTCATCCTTTTCGGCATCCCTACAAATGCCAGGAACGTGGACAAGCAGGCCCGAACGCTGTTGCAGGACTCCCTAGACGGCATAGCACCCGTGTTCGAGGGCAGCATCCGTGACGTTGTTGCCGCTGACGCTGATGCGAGTTTCCGTGGTCTGGCGGCACACGAGCTGGCCGCCAGAGCAGCGACTCAGTCTCCGTTCTGGGAGCGGCTGCGGAACAAGGGTAAAAGCACTTCTGACGAACCACGTATCGCGCAGTCAGCAGGAAACCTCGCTGAGGATTACATGCGGTTAACAGAACAGATCGTCCAGGAGCTCCAGGCCCAGGAAGAAGCGTTTGACGAGAATCTTGAGGTGGCTGCAAAGTGA
- a CDS encoding replication protein produces the protein MDLDTSKALPGVVNADAARIRELLHRCAAAFVEDFSPNGGRHIYVPLQDRLTGGEARELVEALAAFAPSLDPSPHQNVTDGCIRVPGSPHKRGGYQTLVTPLSVAYDAMVRRNPSSVVTALRSALAPELRKNRETKVRQAKASSAASGIRKPLASGAVSDSPLRSLARTGVYDVSRYPSASEARMAVLSHFTGCGWSLQQVQSQLSGQFPGLAALYGSPARLERLLSTEWAKAQAWSQKTPSSKAPNRTSRINNTSPPLLTGGAKNSSPAAVQQLVNDLENVLYAVLDYRLKDLGREGLGLRQLIRAILGYMRTKETDLLDIGCRSLAVAVGKHHTTVARLLPVLAAASDGMLTKVADARGRAADAYVIQVPDQYAAIAKELSWRRGKIHGIRPVFRALGDAAALVYEAIERARVSPVSSELIRITGISATAVKKALNEMTALGMIHRDGKQWKITTTASLTQLAIRLGVMDDYQAHINRNRRDRANWHAYLDRFLTPPIPENQIYDEERDDYWIPPDPGIALWAA, from the coding sequence TTGGACCTGGACACGTCTAAAGCGCTCCCCGGCGTCGTCAACGCAGACGCGGCCCGAATCCGGGAACTGCTGCATCGGTGCGCCGCGGCGTTCGTGGAGGACTTCTCCCCTAACGGCGGGCGGCACATCTACGTGCCCCTGCAGGACCGGCTGACAGGTGGCGAGGCCCGTGAACTAGTCGAAGCGCTGGCGGCCTTTGCCCCCAGCCTAGACCCCAGTCCCCACCAGAACGTCACGGACGGTTGCATCCGTGTCCCCGGCTCCCCACATAAGCGAGGCGGCTACCAAACACTCGTGACTCCCCTGTCGGTGGCGTACGACGCAATGGTGCGCCGTAACCCCTCCTCCGTGGTGACTGCGCTACGAAGCGCACTCGCACCCGAACTACGGAAAAACAGGGAAACGAAAGTCCGGCAGGCCAAGGCCAGCTCTGCGGCCAGCGGCATCAGGAAACCGCTGGCATCCGGGGCGGTCAGCGACTCCCCCTTGCGCAGTCTCGCCCGCACGGGCGTATACGACGTATCCCGTTACCCCAGCGCTTCCGAAGCCCGCATGGCCGTGCTCTCGCACTTCACGGGATGCGGCTGGTCACTCCAGCAGGTCCAGTCCCAACTCAGCGGCCAGTTCCCCGGCCTGGCGGCGCTCTACGGCTCACCGGCACGACTGGAGCGGCTTCTTTCCACCGAATGGGCCAAAGCTCAAGCCTGGAGCCAAAAAACACCCAGCTCCAAAGCACCGAATAGGACTAGCCGTATTAACAACACAAGCCCTCCTCTACTCACAGGGGGGGCAAAGAACTCTAGTCCAGCGGCGGTGCAGCAGCTGGTGAACGATCTGGAAAACGTTCTTTACGCAGTCCTTGACTACCGTTTGAAAGATTTGGGCCGGGAAGGACTAGGTCTACGCCAGCTGATCCGGGCCATTTTGGGATACATGCGGACCAAAGAAACAGACTTGCTTGACATAGGGTGCCGTTCGCTGGCCGTTGCCGTGGGAAAGCACCACACCACAGTCGCCCGGCTGCTCCCCGTTTTGGCTGCTGCATCAGACGGGATGTTGACTAAAGTTGCAGACGCCCGTGGCAGGGCAGCCGATGCGTACGTGATCCAGGTTCCGGATCAGTACGCGGCAATCGCAAAAGAACTCAGCTGGCGCAGGGGAAAGATCCATGGCATCCGGCCCGTATTCCGGGCGCTTGGTGACGCCGCGGCGCTTGTCTACGAGGCCATTGAGCGGGCACGTGTCTCCCCTGTCAGCTCAGAACTGATTCGGATTACGGGAATCAGCGCTACAGCGGTAAAAAAAGCCCTCAATGAAATGACAGCCCTGGGCATGATTCACCGCGACGGTAAGCAATGGAAGATCACAACTACAGCTAGTCTGACGCAACTGGCGATTCGTCTGGGAGTCATGGACGACTATCAGGCCCATATCAACCGAAACCGCCGCGACCGCGCCAACTGGCACGCCTATCTGGACAGGTTCCTCACCCCACCTATCCCGGAAAACCAAATCTACGACGAAGAGCGGGACGATTACTGGATCCCGCCTGATCCCGGGATTGCATTATGGGCTGCATAG
- a CDS encoding alpha/beta hydrolase family protein: protein MLTTRRVLACLAFLVPAGSLFGFAVIMARKIVRRGPKDYRRAELTDDGRRVRIDLDDYTKAHGDFAVFDPTADRYTRVGEVTLIDEDQKFVERRIHPTGSGPVTLGPVVDWTPDVFFEPSAVAGRFEEVHIPTAYGAAPAWLFEGKNADTWVIHIHGSWTDRSIMFRDVHAFSPLGFTSLVPSFRSDLEVSPPQAESSHLGQTEWRDVESAVAYAVAHGAQRIILSGWSMGGTIALLTAERSAYRDRISGVVLVGPVTSWRKTITAGAEAAGVPAVGAGLVMSLLQAPPFAKMLGLDEPINFDALEWVDIPNRVSVPTLVLHSSADQEVPWEISAAFQRANPDTVTLIPLPEAHHTQEWNVSPHTFTSELTSWINKTVLAED, encoded by the coding sequence ATGCTGACGACACGGCGCGTCCTAGCCTGCCTGGCGTTCCTCGTACCCGCTGGCTCACTATTCGGGTTCGCGGTCATCATGGCCCGCAAGATCGTTAGACGGGGCCCAAAGGATTACCGTCGCGCCGAGCTGACAGATGATGGCCGCAGAGTCCGCATCGACTTGGATGACTACACCAAAGCCCACGGCGACTTCGCCGTGTTCGACCCTACGGCCGACCGCTACACCAGGGTCGGCGAGGTCACCCTGATCGACGAGGATCAAAAGTTCGTGGAGCGTCGAATTCATCCGACGGGGTCCGGGCCGGTGACATTGGGACCCGTGGTCGACTGGACGCCCGACGTGTTCTTCGAGCCCTCCGCCGTGGCCGGGCGGTTTGAAGAGGTACACATCCCCACCGCCTACGGTGCGGCGCCGGCATGGCTATTCGAAGGTAAGAACGCGGACACATGGGTGATCCACATCCATGGCAGCTGGACCGACCGCTCGATCATGTTCCGCGACGTCCACGCCTTCAGCCCCTTGGGATTCACCTCCTTGGTGCCCTCATTCCGCAGCGACCTGGAGGTCAGCCCACCACAGGCCGAATCGAGCCACCTTGGTCAAACAGAATGGCGAGACGTGGAAAGCGCCGTGGCCTACGCCGTGGCTCACGGCGCGCAGCGAATCATCCTCTCCGGCTGGTCAATGGGTGGGACGATCGCCCTGCTCACAGCGGAGCGCAGCGCCTACCGTGACCGGATCTCCGGGGTCGTCCTGGTAGGACCGGTCACGAGCTGGCGTAAAACCATCACAGCAGGAGCGGAGGCCGCCGGCGTGCCCGCGGTAGGTGCCGGCCTTGTCATGTCCTTGCTGCAGGCTCCCCCATTCGCGAAGATGCTCGGGCTGGACGAACCGATCAACTTCGATGCCCTTGAATGGGTCGACATACCTAACCGGGTGTCAGTCCCGACCCTGGTCCTGCACTCGAGCGCGGATCAGGAGGTTCCCTGGGAAATCTCGGCGGCGTTCCAACGCGCTAACCCCGACACCGTCACCCTGATTCCCTTACCTGAGGCGCACCACACCCAAGAGTGGAATGTGTCACCTCACACCTTCACCAGCGAACTCACGAGTTGGATCAACAAAACGGTCCTGGCCGAAGACTAG
- a CDS encoding ArsR/SmtB family transcription factor, giving the protein MPRLIQPNHPQDVEAAIEVLGNRAHAAILRYLHQKGPCTTGEILKGIILSGNKKLTRPSLQHHLEALEAAGAVTADSPSGERRGKRVKYEANIDGVEFELLPAYINYLRDR; this is encoded by the coding sequence ATGCCGCGCCTCATACAGCCCAATCACCCGCAGGACGTTGAGGCGGCCATCGAAGTTCTCGGGAACCGAGCCCACGCGGCCATCCTGCGTTACCTGCATCAGAAGGGCCCGTGTACAACCGGCGAAATCCTGAAGGGAATCATCCTGAGCGGTAACAAGAAGCTGACTCGGCCCAGCCTCCAACACCACCTGGAAGCCCTTGAAGCCGCCGGCGCTGTCACGGCCGACTCGCCCTCGGGCGAACGGCGCGGCAAGCGCGTGAAGTATGAGGCCAATATTGATGGCGTGGAGTTCGAGTTGCTTCCTGCTTACATCAACTACCTCCGGGACAGATGA
- a CDS encoding MinD/ParA family ATP-binding protein — MTEVNFPGARRSDMYVETEERPEPVAVATKALEEPADPFVEPEAAQAADPVQAPRKDADEEDIEPIGAAKSGLNGLLNQLFGGLLTLAPSAKELHARELEASRGRFEALIRQSSWTRAVGLLVANKKGTAGKTPLSILLGGVLAAIRGGSVAIVETSDDKGQLAYRAEGDPQLGMGELVANVSNVRTQSQLRGYTVTQTSFASVIGSTPQWRPPLTRQNVLDVASIVDEHFTIRVMDTGNQYSSGPFGAAVDVADVLVIPTMLAQDAVSEALELLEFLEHQGPEAARLARTAIVVMMSDGRPEFKPSRLKKQFMDKGIAEDHIYAVPYDAHVAERGALTLGKLAPATRQALTAIAAGVVAQTNQNVFAKDQNR, encoded by the coding sequence ATGACTGAGGTGAATTTTCCAGGCGCGCGACGCTCGGACATGTATGTAGAAACGGAAGAACGGCCCGAGCCGGTAGCAGTGGCCACGAAGGCTTTGGAGGAACCCGCGGATCCGTTTGTTGAGCCGGAGGCGGCCCAGGCGGCTGATCCCGTGCAGGCTCCCAGGAAGGACGCGGATGAGGAGGATATAGAGCCGATTGGGGCCGCCAAGAGCGGTCTCAACGGCCTCCTGAATCAGCTCTTTGGAGGTTTACTCACGCTTGCTCCGTCGGCAAAAGAACTGCATGCGCGTGAACTTGAAGCATCGCGGGGCCGTTTTGAGGCTTTGATCCGGCAGTCGAGCTGGACCCGGGCTGTCGGTCTGCTGGTGGCCAATAAGAAGGGCACTGCTGGGAAGACTCCGCTATCGATCCTGCTGGGCGGGGTTCTTGCTGCGATTCGTGGCGGGTCTGTGGCAATTGTTGAAACGTCGGATGACAAGGGACAGTTGGCGTACCGGGCTGAGGGGGATCCGCAGTTGGGTATGGGGGAGTTGGTCGCGAACGTTTCCAATGTCCGCACGCAGTCGCAGCTGCGTGGCTATACGGTGACGCAGACGAGCTTTGCCTCGGTGATTGGTTCCACGCCTCAGTGGCGTCCGCCGTTGACGCGACAGAATGTGCTGGATGTGGCCTCGATCGTGGATGAGCACTTCACGATCCGAGTCATGGATACGGGCAACCAGTACAGTTCGGGCCCGTTCGGGGCAGCCGTGGACGTCGCTGACGTGCTGGTGATCCCGACGATGCTTGCCCAGGACGCCGTCTCTGAGGCACTGGAGCTGCTGGAGTTTCTTGAGCACCAGGGCCCGGAAGCGGCGAGGCTGGCCCGGACGGCCATCGTGGTGATGATGTCCGACGGTCGCCCGGAGTTCAAACCCTCCCGGCTGAAGAAGCAGTTCATGGACAAGGGCATCGCTGAGGATCACATCTACGCCGTTCCCTACGACGCGCACGTGGCTGAGCGCGGTGCGCTCACGCTCGGCAAGCTGGCCCCGGCCACCCGTCAGGCATTGACGGCCATCGCGGCCGGTGTCGTCGCCCAAACCAACCAGAACGTCTTCGCAAAGGATCAGAACCGATGA
- a CDS encoding pilin, whose protein sequence is MSVILSALVELSTHVDPSAVVQAGPAPMIANPFPGIPDFTSLGGKFTEWWQKLFAAAWGIAIIVAGLYLVIGLTAMAKADSNNPHAHAEGKKKAVGAGIGLGCLAGFGVIAGAILAVAG, encoded by the coding sequence ATGAGCGTCATTCTTTCCGCCCTCGTAGAGCTCTCAACGCACGTTGACCCTTCCGCCGTCGTGCAGGCCGGTCCGGCGCCAATGATCGCTAACCCCTTCCCCGGCATCCCTGACTTCACTTCTTTGGGTGGGAAGTTCACCGAGTGGTGGCAGAAACTTTTCGCTGCGGCCTGGGGCATCGCGATCATCGTGGCGGGTCTCTACCTCGTCATCGGTTTGACCGCCATGGCCAAAGCCGACTCGAACAACCCGCATGCCCACGCTGAGGGCAAGAAGAAAGCCGTGGGGGCGGGTATTGGTCTGGGCTGTCTTGCCGGGTTTGGTGTCATCGCCGGGGCGATCCTGGCGGTGGCGGGCTGA
- a CDS encoding ATP/GTP-binding protein yields the protein MDTTKEITTNKPSTDARSVEEPADQAITEPVSTKPGEDRFPLTPGAEAPVVVTDTKAKGSWIRRVPLLRVFAAPEIEPALTLEAGEWPPYAEQGTRLRARERAARNGFYAPLFQGAPTTTRQAEILNTALIAAPTGVEGVAAGRDVLSQTAISKDPITDYNSTPRRITSTNVLVVGDVGAGKSAYTKTVYVMRPLILRQRRAVVFDKKNEKGEGEYSPIVREFNGDHIKFAMDGTGVVFNILDPAISGVNDDGLNNQLVYLNTIPALMRDGHGPDEWERKALRLAYRTMLKNFEDTRTPTTADLHDLLGVIDPKDPSLHGMSNATLEQLHRSGIAMRFCFNELLETYGAIFDGETSASIRLNRKLTSFDISQLPDTGPAIPMVMGLANLWLLGTVRRPENRGIRTNVINEEAGHILGGPLALQQRSNIKLSRGLGLSNIYNIHKGATDVPAGSPGMAVIEEAQTVHIFRQDKPEAAQWCVRTFGLNPDSANDIMVLRNGHHLLKSGADVPEVEIEHVRSAWEVAMTDTDSALRDTDSAYADVA from the coding sequence ATGGACACCACCAAAGAAATCACCACAAACAAGCCCAGCACCGACGCACGCAGTGTCGAGGAACCGGCCGACCAAGCCATCACCGAACCTGTGAGCACGAAACCGGGTGAGGATCGTTTTCCGCTCACTCCTGGAGCAGAGGCGCCCGTGGTCGTCACAGACACAAAGGCCAAAGGCTCGTGGATCCGGCGGGTGCCGTTGTTGCGGGTGTTCGCCGCCCCGGAGATCGAACCGGCTCTGACACTGGAAGCGGGGGAGTGGCCGCCGTACGCGGAGCAGGGCACCAGACTCAGGGCCCGGGAACGGGCGGCACGGAACGGCTTCTACGCTCCCTTGTTCCAGGGCGCTCCGACGACGACCCGTCAGGCAGAGATCCTGAACACGGCTCTGATCGCGGCCCCGACCGGGGTGGAGGGCGTCGCGGCCGGCCGGGACGTGCTGTCCCAGACAGCGATCAGCAAAGACCCGATCACCGATTACAACTCCACACCAAGGCGGATCACCTCGACCAACGTCCTGGTCGTCGGCGATGTCGGGGCGGGCAAGTCCGCTTACACCAAAACGGTGTATGTCATGCGGCCGCTGATCCTGCGCCAGCGCCGGGCCGTGGTGTTCGACAAGAAAAACGAAAAAGGCGAGGGCGAGTACTCGCCCATCGTCCGGGAGTTCAACGGCGACCACATCAAATTCGCCATGGACGGGACTGGTGTTGTTTTCAACATCCTGGACCCTGCCATTTCCGGGGTGAACGATGACGGGCTGAACAACCAGCTCGTGTACCTGAACACCATCCCCGCGCTCATGCGCGACGGCCACGGACCCGACGAATGGGAACGCAAAGCCCTCCGCCTTGCCTACCGGACAATGCTGAAAAACTTCGAAGACACCCGCACCCCCACGACAGCGGACCTGCACGACCTCCTGGGCGTCATCGACCCCAAGGATCCCAGCCTGCACGGCATGAGCAACGCCACCCTGGAACAGCTGCACCGGTCCGGGATCGCCATGCGGTTCTGCTTCAACGAACTGCTGGAAACCTACGGGGCGATCTTCGACGGCGAAACCTCCGCCAGTATCCGGCTGAACCGGAAACTGACCTCGTTCGACATCTCCCAGCTGCCCGACACCGGACCGGCCATTCCCATGGTCATGGGCCTGGCGAACCTGTGGCTGCTCGGCACCGTGCGCCGCCCCGAAAACCGAGGCATCCGCACCAACGTGATCAACGAAGAGGCCGGCCACATCCTTGGCGGTCCGCTGGCGCTGCAGCAGCGGTCGAACATTAAGCTCTCCCGCGGCCTGGGCCTGTCCAACATCTACAACATCCACAAGGGCGCCACCGACGTCCCGGCAGGGTCCCCGGGCATGGCCGTCATCGAAGAAGCCCAGACCGTGCACATCTTCCGGCAGGACAAACCCGAAGCAGCGCAGTGGTGCGTCAGGACGTTCGGGCTCAACCCCGACTCCGCCAACGACATCATGGTCCTGCGCAACGGCCACCACCTCCTCAAATCCGGTGCCGACGTCCCCGAGGTCGAGATCGAGCACGTCCGCTCCGCCTGGGAAGTGGCCATGACCGACACCGACTCGGCACTGCGCGACACCGACTCCGCCTACGCAGACGTCGCCTAA